A DNA window from Budorcas taxicolor isolate Tak-1 chromosome 14, Takin1.1, whole genome shotgun sequence contains the following coding sequences:
- the IQANK1 gene encoding IQ motif and ankyrin repeat domain-containing protein 1 codes for MSSKKGALRAAPGKSFPRAKPRAPAGKPGESRQPQKETRPQATGRATPERPEAPAGPTAEDRAATVIQCAFRKLLARKELARRQQEHQDYQELMEKLQREAFVAHVRREQEAARRRQEEAAAAERRRQEERLRGARLLEAAFDGNLGEIQAVLREVDELLTREGMGCDAAGMARRLQRRLALVDFEDSGGNTPLSEAAAGGQSLAIQLLAEQGASPNSKGAFGRTPLYRAAFGGHLEAVEVLLKLGADPRVYADDGSTPEQVASLDTVVSVLQSWDLSLTDAMLQNMEAERERRAQEAARHKEAEAQRMNLKVQQLAKDQQQCHQQLQQAYCELNRRIAEHDQCEQRGTGLAALTLQGIKDAEEQVDRLQQEAQKAEEALALARLELREQTQEAEEEVPGLKCQVSELHDVLMKDVGDRIRADGRWPLVIDPSGQAATFLRYQDTNYVDAVNPDHLRPERIRLALLGALRFGKPLVFDLHEVDLFPAVQQQLEAVQPGLVQELLGHGLLEQERYLSLLRPTDGPEYGPNQFQEARLQHFRLFFVTKVRWPPAEQLQVLLPVRVQLPGGSL; via the exons GGCCAACCGCGGAGGACCGAGCAGCCACCGTCATCCAGTGTGCCTTCCGGAAACTCCTGGCGAGAAAGGAACTGGCCCGCCGTCAGCAGGAGCACCAGGACTACCAGGAGCTGATGGAGAAGCTGCAGAGGGAG GCCTTCGTGGCCCATGTTCGGCGCGAGCAGGAGGCGGCCCGGCGGCGGCAGGAAGAAGCGGCTGCGGCCGAGCGGAGGCGGCAGGAGGAGCGGCTGCGCGGGGCGCGCCTGCTGGAGGCGGCCTTCGACGGGAACCTGGGCGAGATCCAGGCGGTCCTGCGGGAG GTGGACGAGCTGCTGACCCGCGAGGGCATGGGTTGCGACGCGGCGGGAATGGCGCGGCGGCTGCAGCGGCGCTTGGCCCTGGTGGACTTTGAGGACAGTGGCGGGAACACGCCACTGTCCGAGGCGGCGGCAGGCGGGCAGTCCCTGGCCATCCAGCTGCTGGCCGAGCAGGGCGCCAGTCCCAACAGCAAG GGCGCCTTCGGCCGGACCCCGCTGTACCGAGCGGCCTTTGGGGGCCACCTGGAAGCCGTGGAGGTGCTTCTGAAGCTCGGAGCTGACCCCCGGGTATATGCGGACGACGGGAGCACACCCGAGCAG GTGGCCTCGCTGGACACGGTGGTCAGTGTGCTGCAGTCGTGGGACCTGAGCCTCACAGACGCCATGCTCCAGAACATGGAGGCAGAGCGGGAGCGCCGGGCCCAGGAGGCCGCGCGTCACAAGGAGGCGGAGGCCCAACG CATGAACCTCAAAGTACAGCAGCTGGCCAAGGATCAGCAGCAATGTCACCAACAG ctgcAGCAGGCCTACTGTGAGCTCAACCGGAGAATCGCGGAGCACGACCAGTGCGAGCAGAGGGGCACAGGCCTGGCCGCGCTCACGCTGCAG GGCATCAAGGATGCAGAGGAGCAAGTGGACAGGCTCCAGCAGGAGGCCCAGAAGGCAGAGGAGGCGCTGGCCCTGGCCAGGCTGGAGCTGCGGGAGCAGACCCAGGAGG CGGAGGAGGAGGTGCCCGGGCTAAAGTGCCAGGTCAGCGAGCTCCACGACGTGCTGATGAAGGACGTGGGTGACCGAATCCGCGCAGACGGCAG GTGGCCTCTTGTTATTGACCCTTCAGGCCAGGCGGCCACCTTCCTGCGCTACCAGGACACCAACTACGTGGACGCCGTGAACCCTGACCACCTGCGGCCGGAGAGGATCCGGCTGGCGCTGCTGGGGGCGCTCAG GTTCGGGAAGCCGCTGGTGTTTGACTTGCATGAGGTGGATCTGTTCCCAGCCgtgcagcagcagctggaggcgGTGCAGCCAGGCCTGGTGCAGGAGCTGCTGGGCCACGGGCTGCTGGAGCAGGAGAGGTACCTGTCGCTGCTGCGGCCGACCGATGGGCCCGAGTACGGCCCCAACCAGTTCCAGGAGGCGCGCCTGCAGCACTTCCGCCTCTTCTTTGTCACCAAGGTTCGGTGGCCGCCGGCAGAGCAGCTGCAGGTCCTCCTGCCTGTGCGCGTGCAGCTGCCGGGCGGGAGCCTCTAG